Proteins encoded together in one uncultured Desulfobacter sp. window:
- a CDS encoding IS91 family transposase, with amino-acid sequence MRLSPIIEEYYDAFLTRYGDRALPEQIKALNAILRCRTPDAGQIYTVCPDCNHTQLHPLSCGNRNCPHCQNHETSQWIDRQQNKQLPVQYFMVTFTLPCQFRKVAYRNQRTVYSLMFSCVSSTLKEFGLNPRHLGAQIGMTMVLHTHSRRLDFHPHIHVVVPGGGVDPSRRQWKKKKGKYLFNRKALAKVFRARFLNGLNKENLPIPKGARSKWIVDCARVGTGMSALKYLSRYLYRGVISERDIIANQDGRVTFMYIDGKTKEMCRRTLKGEEFLHLILLHVLPRGFRRARDYGFLHGNAKKLLFIVQMILHVRIMAIVLRPRPVFKCPHCGKPMKILGIKPVGTG; translated from the coding sequence ATGCGACTTTCTCCTATCATTGAAGAATATTATGATGCATTTTTGACTCGTTACGGGGATAGGGCATTGCCGGAACAGATCAAAGCCTTAAACGCCATACTTCGTTGCCGCACACCAGACGCCGGGCAGATTTATACGGTCTGTCCAGACTGCAATCATACACAACTGCATCCACTGTCCTGTGGAAACCGCAATTGTCCCCATTGTCAAAACCATGAGACAAGCCAATGGATTGACCGGCAGCAAAATAAACAGCTTCCCGTCCAGTATTTCATGGTAACTTTTACCTTGCCCTGTCAGTTCAGGAAAGTTGCATACCGGAATCAACGGACAGTTTATTCTCTGATGTTTTCATGTGTATCCAGCACGTTGAAAGAATTTGGGCTAAATCCCCGGCACCTTGGGGCCCAAATCGGTATGACCATGGTTCTTCACACTCATAGCAGAAGATTGGATTTTCACCCGCATATTCATGTAGTTGTTCCAGGTGGCGGTGTTGACCCATCCAGGCGGCAATGGAAAAAGAAAAAAGGCAAGTATTTGTTTAATCGAAAAGCCCTGGCCAAAGTTTTTCGGGCACGTTTCCTGAACGGATTGAATAAAGAGAATTTGCCAATTCCCAAAGGTGCTCGTTCCAAATGGATTGTCGATTGTGCCAGGGTCGGAACCGGCATGTCTGCCCTGAAGTACCTGTCCAGATATTTATACCGGGGAGTGATCAGCGAACGTGATATCATTGCCAATCAGGACGGCCGGGTTACCTTCATGTATATTGACGGTAAAACCAAAGAGATGTGCAGGCGAACCCTTAAAGGAGAGGAGTTTCTGCACCTGATCCTGCTTCATGTGTTGCCCAGGGGATTTCGTAGGGCAAGAGATTACGGCTTTCTTCACGGGAATGCCAAGAAATTGCTCTTCATAGTACAGATGATTCTCCACGTTCGGATTATGGCAATAGTGCTTCGGCCAAGGCCTGTTTTTAAATGCCCCCATTGCGGGAAGCCTATGAAAATCCTCGGAATAAAGCCTGTCGGTACAGGATAG
- a CDS encoding GNAT family N-acetyltransferase → MIEISKATESDLPQLRELAVLAFADDDHYKPVGALRGGPPGYDSIQKHREWLKSMDYHKCTKDGEIIGSCILDIHLDRGTIHGIHVKPESMGKGIGSWILSEAQRIYPQVCNWILETPDYAKRNHLFYEKNGFTLSGVTPIDPALGFGFYIYKKIVQPG, encoded by the coding sequence ATGATCGAAATATCAAAAGCAACCGAATCTGATTTGCCACAATTACGAGAATTGGCGGTATTGGCATTCGCAGACGATGATCACTACAAGCCAGTTGGTGCATTACGTGGCGGTCCTCCAGGCTATGACAGCATTCAAAAGCATAGAGAATGGTTAAAATCGATGGATTACCACAAATGCACTAAGGATGGCGAAATAATCGGAAGTTGCATCTTAGATATTCATTTAGATCGTGGGACAATTCACGGTATTCATGTAAAGCCGGAATCTATGGGCAAGGGTATTGGTTCTTGGATTCTTTCTGAGGCCCAAAGAATATACCCTCAGGTTTGCAATTGGATACTTGAGACACCAGATTATGCAAAACGAAATCATCTATTCTATGAGAAGAACGGCTTTACTCTATCTGGAGTTACCCCCATAGATCCGGCACTGGGGTTCGGGTTCTACATATACAAAAAAATCGTCCAACCAGGCTAA
- a CDS encoding transposase, which translates to MSKPITGKNHVGERREKRPNGDIYVYERITAYNEKTRKTYTVSQKLKGKIKSGTQKIVPTRPKKRKGEGSIPGATRQHTGLTDILEWVGKASGIDDDVYASFSEGDAAKILSIARYWIGSGGNTLPRLESWQVMHPLPYHEGITEDVYGNLFKNVGRNEEGVQRYFSARAEHLGKSPVVAFDSTTISTYSENQSEARQGFNKAQDGLNTIKLLTLYSVKSGEPIAFSKQPGNVPDVISIENTLTQLKCLHLEKPLVVTDNGYYSQKNMMEFSLRNVKFLTLVDPNITWIRETVDALRPSIASMSSTCPFDPSICGATSCLTHQFSKVRQRSRNGTAAGEKETFSRRLYVHIYYSPDNEAKKELAFRKDLLDLKMLVEENTTEFTESAQRKIDKYLTSSRKGRGGQLKVGFNDEAIAEAKKYFGYFALVSNQAMDTFTALENYRLREKIEELFAVQKGRLDGARPRTWYPDNLRGRQFTQFVSLGYHCFLTKKIKEIQSRLREKESGKTQSLIKLEKKLENWIAQRSLSQILDWFDCIETTKVQTAMGNYRWSTESVARDRLFLKYLGVRPE; encoded by the coding sequence ATGTCTAAACCAATAACAGGGAAAAATCACGTTGGAGAGCGGCGTGAAAAGCGTCCGAATGGTGACATTTACGTCTATGAACGGATAACGGCCTACAACGAAAAGACCAGGAAGACATATACGGTCAGTCAAAAACTTAAAGGCAAAATCAAGTCGGGAACCCAAAAAATTGTGCCGACTCGTCCGAAAAAACGCAAAGGAGAAGGAAGCATTCCCGGTGCAACACGGCAGCATACCGGACTCACGGACATCTTAGAATGGGTTGGAAAGGCGTCTGGTATTGATGATGATGTATATGCTTCATTCAGTGAGGGCGATGCCGCAAAAATATTGTCTATCGCACGTTACTGGATCGGATCCGGCGGTAATACGCTGCCACGCCTTGAAAGTTGGCAAGTGATGCACCCACTTCCATATCATGAAGGAATCACGGAAGACGTGTATGGCAATCTGTTTAAAAATGTTGGACGAAATGAAGAAGGCGTTCAACGCTATTTTTCAGCTCGAGCTGAACACCTGGGGAAATCTCCTGTGGTAGCGTTTGATTCGACCACAATCTCGACCTATTCTGAAAATCAGTCGGAGGCAAGACAAGGGTTCAACAAAGCTCAAGACGGACTCAACACGATCAAGCTTTTAACCCTATATTCCGTGAAGTCTGGCGAACCAATAGCCTTCTCCAAACAACCAGGCAATGTTCCGGATGTTATCTCTATTGAAAACACTCTGACACAGCTTAAATGCCTCCATCTTGAAAAACCTCTGGTTGTTACTGATAACGGCTACTATAGCCAGAAAAACATGATGGAATTTTCCTTGCGCAATGTGAAATTTTTGACCCTGGTTGACCCCAACATTACCTGGATCCGTGAGACAGTTGATGCACTTCGCCCAAGTATAGCGAGTATGTCCAGCACCTGCCCGTTTGATCCGTCAATTTGTGGCGCAACTTCGTGCTTAACACACCAGTTCAGTAAAGTTCGCCAGCGGTCACGCAACGGCACAGCTGCCGGTGAAAAAGAGACATTCTCGCGCCGCCTGTATGTCCACATTTATTATTCCCCCGACAATGAAGCCAAGAAAGAACTCGCCTTTCGCAAGGATTTGCTTGACCTAAAGATGCTGGTGGAAGAGAACACAACAGAATTTACGGAATCAGCGCAAAGAAAAATAGACAAGTACCTGACAAGCTCCAGAAAGGGGCGTGGGGGACAGTTGAAGGTTGGGTTCAACGATGAGGCCATTGCCGAAGCAAAAAAATACTTTGGCTATTTCGCCCTTGTCAGCAATCAGGCTATGGACACATTTACAGCGCTTGAAAACTACCGGCTGCGTGAAAAAATTGAAGAACTTTTTGCCGTGCAAAAGGGGAGACTCGACGGCGCTCGGCCGCGCACATGGTATCCTGACAATTTGCGTGGGAGACAATTTACACAATTTGTCTCTCTGGGTTATCATTGTTTTTTGACAAAAAAAATAAAGGAAATACAATCCAGGCTGAGGGAAAAAGAATCCGGGAAAACCCAATCACTTATCAAGCTCGAAAAAAAGCTGGAAAACTGGATTGCACAACGTTCGCTTTCTCAGATTTTGGATTGGTTTGACTGTATCGAAACCACAAAGGTACAGACTGCCATGGGAAATTATCGATGGTCCACCGAATCAGTCGCCAGAGATAGGCTGTTTTTGAAGTATCTGGGGGTACGCCCCGAATAG
- the smpB gene encoding SsrA-binding protein SmpB, producing MNAKYTKLIATNKKARHNYHIDDEYEAGIVLVGSEVKAIREGRVSFKDSYADIKRGEVFLRQLHISPYAYAYNANHESMRTRKLLLHSHEIKKLVGKIKEQGYTLVPLKIYFKNDKIKVLIGLGKGKKLYDKRESIKQRDVKRDMDRERKKYS from the coding sequence ATGAACGCAAAATACACAAAACTGATTGCCACCAATAAAAAAGCCCGGCACAATTACCATATTGATGATGAGTATGAAGCCGGTATTGTGCTGGTGGGCTCAGAAGTTAAAGCCATTAGAGAGGGTCGGGTCAGTTTCAAAGATTCTTACGCAGATATCAAGCGCGGGGAAGTTTTTTTGCGTCAGCTTCACATTTCTCCCTATGCGTATGCATATAATGCCAATCATGAATCCATGCGCACCCGTAAACTTTTGCTGCACAGTCATGAAATTAAAAAACTTGTCGGGAAAATAAAAGAACAGGGGTATACCCTGGTGCCGTTAAAAATTTATTTTAAAAATGACAAGATAAAAGTTCTCATCGGTCTTGGTAAGGGCAAAAAGCTTTATGACAAAAGGGAATCCATTAAGCAGCGGGATGTCAAACGGGATATGGATCGTGAAAGAAAAAAATATTCCTGA
- the ptsP gene encoding phosphoenolpyruvate--protein phosphotransferase translates to MNRAVTDQIVLRGISGSPGICIGKAYLVDREGVNLIKRYPVSPDMVPDEITRFKSAVDKAKKDHARAIESLGDDLSENLNILETHMVLFKDKMLYGKTIDTITTDHVNAEWALRRVSRRIIRMFDQINDPYLRARGDDIIQVSDKIMNYLVGEADLRISEINKRVIIVAHDLSPADTSQIQLERIKGFVTDRGGKDSHTSIVAKSLKIPSVIGLGNATSNINNDAILIVDGTAGIIIINPDEDTLFRYEEKMARFEAYRADIERESHLPAITADGTSINLLANIELVEEVVSAKDNKAAGIGLFRSEFLMLDLNRFPTEEQMLQKYKELAELMHPAPVTIRTLDINGDKFNPYIDPVEEANPALGLRAVRFCLENEGMFITQIKAILRAAAFGNINLLIPMISCVEEIIGVKSCIDKAVIELESEERIFNKDIPLGIMIEVPSAVMMARELAGYVDFFSIGTNDLIQYSMAIDRRNRRVAHLYQALNPAVLKMIRLIVDAATENNIELVMCGEMAGDAINIPVLLGLGLTNLSMNAGAIPVIKKMIRSMDVSKARQDAQTILGFQTVQEIVDYIQTEYKDLLPYKDNEE, encoded by the coding sequence ATGAATAGAGCCGTTACGGATCAAATTGTTCTCAGGGGTATCAGCGGTTCTCCCGGGATCTGTATTGGAAAGGCTTATCTTGTTGATCGAGAGGGCGTTAATCTCATTAAACGCTATCCTGTAAGCCCGGATATGGTCCCTGATGAAATAACTCGGTTTAAAAGTGCAGTGGATAAAGCCAAAAAAGACCATGCCAGAGCCATTGAATCTCTTGGGGATGATTTAAGTGAGAATTTGAATATCCTTGAAACCCATATGGTTTTGTTCAAGGATAAGATGCTTTACGGAAAAACCATTGATACCATCACCACGGACCATGTTAATGCGGAGTGGGCGCTTCGTCGGGTATCCAGGCGTATCATTCGGATGTTTGATCAAATCAATGATCCGTATCTTCGGGCCAGGGGCGATGATATTATTCAGGTATCAGATAAAATTATGAATTATCTGGTGGGTGAGGCTGATCTTCGGATCAGCGAAATCAACAAACGTGTCATCATTGTTGCCCATGATCTTTCTCCTGCTGATACCAGCCAGATTCAGCTTGAACGTATCAAAGGCTTTGTAACGGACAGAGGTGGTAAGGACTCTCATACAAGTATTGTGGCAAAATCCCTTAAAATTCCGTCTGTTATCGGGCTTGGAAATGCTACATCCAATATCAATAACGATGCGATCCTCATTGTAGATGGTACCGCCGGAATTATCATTATCAATCCGGATGAAGATACCCTGTTTCGGTATGAAGAAAAAATGGCACGGTTTGAAGCCTATCGGGCAGATATTGAACGGGAGAGCCATCTGCCCGCAATCACCGCCGATGGGACCTCTATTAATCTTCTTGCCAATATAGAGCTTGTGGAAGAGGTGGTGTCTGCCAAGGATAATAAAGCCGCCGGTATCGGACTGTTTAGATCGGAGTTTTTAATGCTGGATCTAAATCGGTTTCCCACCGAGGAGCAAATGCTGCAGAAATACAAGGAGCTTGCGGAACTCATGCATCCGGCCCCGGTAACCATCCGGACATTGGATATCAATGGGGATAAATTTAATCCCTATATAGATCCGGTGGAAGAGGCTAATCCTGCATTGGGCTTGAGAGCTGTCAGATTTTGCCTGGAAAATGAAGGCATGTTTATTACCCAGATCAAAGCCATTTTACGGGCTGCGGCTTTTGGAAATATCAATCTTTTGATTCCTATGATTTCCTGTGTTGAGGAAATTATTGGTGTCAAGTCATGTATTGACAAGGCCGTTATTGAACTGGAGTCCGAAGAGCGAATATTTAATAAAGATATTCCGCTGGGCATTATGATAGAGGTGCCTTCGGCCGTGATGATGGCCCGGGAGCTTGCCGGATATGTTGATTTTTTCAGTATCGGCACCAATGATTTGATCCAGTACTCCATGGCCATTGACCGGCGCAATCGCAGGGTGGCGCATCTGTATCAGGCATTAAACCCTGCGGTGCTGAAGATGATCCGGCTTATCGTGGATGCGGCAACTGAAAACAATATTGAACTGGTCATGTGCGGTGAAATGGCCGGTGACGCCATTAATATTCCCGTGCTTCTTGGTTTGGGGTTAACTAATCTGTCCATGAATGCCGGTGCTATCCCTGTTATCAAAAAAATGATACGGTCCATGGATGTATCAAAAGCACGACAAGATGCTCAAACGATTCTTGGATTTCAAACGGTTCAGGAAATTGTCGATTATATACAAACGGAATACAAGGATCTTTTGCCTTATAAGGATAACGAGGAATAA
- a CDS encoding HPr family phosphocarrier protein: MDFKYSVFRETKVANALGMHARPAAVIAAMAQGADGDIWLSNGKSVVDAASIIEILSLCAVTGTNVSIFAEKKEDTALADKIKDFFDIGFGENKNE; encoded by the coding sequence TTGGATTTTAAATATTCAGTATTCCGGGAGACAAAAGTTGCCAATGCTTTGGGGATGCATGCGCGGCCTGCGGCAGTCATTGCGGCAATGGCCCAGGGTGCTGATGGTGACATTTGGTTGTCAAATGGGAAAAGCGTTGTGGACGCTGCAAGCATTATTGAAATTTTATCCCTGTGTGCGGTTACAGGGACAAATGTATCCATTTTTGCTGAAAAAAAAGAAGACACGGCCTTAGCAGATAAGATTAAAGATTTTTTTGATATTGGATTTGGGGAAAATAAAAATGAATAG
- a CDS encoding TIGR00730 family Rossman fold protein — protein MSTPKSIQYPIDDFKSGESWRLFKIMGEFVEGIDGLHDLGPAVSIFGSARTTKGHPDYETARKTAACFAASGYAVITGGGPGIMEAANLGAAEQNGESVGLKIALPFEEKGNAYMTRSLDFHYFFIRKVMFVKYAQAYIIMPGGLGTMDEMFETLTLVQTQRIRKMPVILMNKKFWSGLLDWIKKSLAGNGLISSGDMDLFSLVDTPEQALEIVDNFYKQT, from the coding sequence ATGAGCACACCCAAGAGCATCCAATACCCAATTGATGATTTCAAGTCCGGTGAATCATGGCGCCTGTTTAAAATTATGGGTGAATTTGTTGAAGGTATAGACGGGCTTCATGACCTGGGACCTGCAGTATCTATTTTCGGTTCTGCGAGAACTACCAAAGGCCATCCAGACTATGAAACGGCAAGAAAGACAGCCGCCTGTTTTGCGGCCAGCGGCTATGCGGTCATCACAGGTGGCGGTCCGGGTATAATGGAAGCCGCAAACCTTGGCGCAGCAGAGCAGAACGGAGAATCTGTAGGATTAAAAATCGCCCTGCCCTTTGAAGAAAAAGGCAATGCATATATGACCCGATCGCTGGACTTTCATTACTTTTTTATCCGAAAAGTCATGTTTGTAAAATACGCCCAAGCCTATATTATTATGCCTGGAGGACTTGGAACAATGGATGAAATGTTCGAAACCTTGACCCTGGTACAGACCCAGCGTATCCGAAAAATGCCCGTAATTTTAATGAACAAAAAGTTCTGGTCCGGACTTCTGGACTGGATCAAAAAATCGCTTGCCGGGAACGGATTAATCTCATCCGGGGATATGGACCTATTCTCCTTAGTTGACACCCCGGAACAGGCACTTGAAATAGTAGACAACTTCTATAAGCAAACCTGA
- a CDS encoding class I adenylate cyclase, whose protein sequence is MDDSNLEFDRQTFDDYWENLDEQQRKDLVLRAPQLPVYLGLLPILSSVFSTHYPLREAGKKSLSDMTFIIRKNIEAPLKNKPLKQAEAEAYQGAALIYRKIFMQMAFSDKSVLINALMDIGSIGAFFAFKAIYLERVSQDVIKNCIKNLNDRLRLIFADQYLQADPAIRLRFAGLFRYVLTGVKQREAVTWYYAGLFDRGRDVDPYLNNIDAALRNPLLIEENELLSMEPQDRIAGLKAISMMQSEVPLRIFKKALTQETVKKVRMTVYGLIENSSLGQYPELFEPVFQRFQKAKTNEAVSAFRALVVTGRYPFHKVMEMVRDRYPSIIPIIHMEISNLSRLAFFALQDIALHKDAYKDENYDVNLACLFGMIKKRPERVVRILKDNIDICGSAKTKAEVDRFMVKTQNLLLKERKSIIAPFKEVQMQMPEKKSVAAFFKFVLKDPVQKKLDDLKQGIIPQDLDLQKAVLRDLDLSGMDFTRSILNLTHAQIIDTLMTGVHVSGGICRGTLFYNVNLDEAVFDLTCFDNAVFVNVSAQNAKFSQCSFQNALFFNCNLNGADMSDGLFIESVIAKVSFNEAKLTCAVFAHARLSGLSFANAWLHMADFTNAGARFCRFASHAATDLRTRNLNYNDREYQLSFNDLPRIDPRLANEINMLIFSEFVHFGQAKFLKQNKLSLLAAFDIFKPEQADFFQLLPLLLHENIAMPETSKIPSSTPCGVADYLPSREAERVGRQYLGGANLIIRRHPDPCILAIYSMGSVGSVAQTAESDIDYWICIDEKRLGLQATGLLRRKLDALEAMALERFKIQVTFFLVDIFKARDNDFGGSSQESSGSAQALLLKEEFYRTMIHVAGRLPLWTALPTSISINYYDLIFDCINRLPGTKRHIDLGDIHAVPRNEYFGASIWQMFKWLKSPFKSVIKMALLEKYINTYGQEPMLCNEYKNEWMNSGTHLKPGQNDSYIILLNTMIQFYMNSGDTRSIKLLLTCFFLKLGITKQSELDSSVFGLRRILLERCLQEWDWPREKVFDIGRFKTWPYIAIHRLSLTIEQYMMTRYTDLKSRFRDDADLAISEQDRMVLERKVDIQFQDKPGKIKKLLLISSGDRHFSRLYIKYLIPSNKKYGQWELIHKPSIQTGMDEESILTANSVEEIGAWLIHNYMYTDQTFLTMVPNSTEVSHDSIEKLYRAMHDFFTPELEKPISFDALRRKPFIKNLFVSVNFYASKHSGSISDFTLVYLNSWEEMFLRAARLKKPVANLEPVKKHICTGLGLKQLPQNTVFHVPRRGGGMLSGQVCL, encoded by the coding sequence ATGGATGACTCGAATCTTGAATTTGATCGTCAAACCTTTGATGATTACTGGGAAAACCTTGATGAGCAGCAGCGTAAAGATTTGGTTCTTCGGGCGCCACAATTGCCCGTTTATCTCGGGCTTCTGCCAATTTTAAGCAGCGTTTTTTCAACCCATTACCCGCTGAGAGAAGCGGGGAAAAAAAGTTTGAGCGATATGACGTTTATTATTCGCAAGAATATTGAAGCGCCGCTGAAAAATAAACCGTTAAAACAGGCCGAGGCTGAAGCCTATCAAGGAGCCGCGTTAATTTACCGCAAGATTTTTATGCAAATGGCTTTTTCAGATAAAAGCGTCCTTATCAATGCCCTCATGGATATCGGCAGTATCGGCGCTTTTTTTGCTTTCAAAGCCATTTACCTGGAGCGGGTATCCCAGGACGTGATAAAAAATTGTATCAAAAATCTGAATGACCGCCTTCGTTTGATTTTTGCCGACCAATATCTACAGGCCGACCCAGCCATTCGTCTGCGTTTTGCCGGGCTGTTTCGCTATGTGCTTACCGGCGTTAAGCAGCGTGAAGCCGTGACCTGGTACTATGCCGGGTTGTTTGACAGGGGACGGGATGTTGATCCTTATTTGAACAATATTGATGCCGCATTGCGCAATCCTTTGCTTATAGAAGAAAATGAGCTTTTGTCCATGGAGCCCCAAGACAGGATTGCCGGCCTTAAAGCCATTTCAATGATGCAATCAGAAGTGCCTTTACGAATTTTTAAAAAAGCATTAACCCAGGAAACCGTCAAAAAGGTCAGGATGACTGTATATGGTTTGATTGAAAATTCATCCCTTGGGCAGTACCCCGAGCTTTTTGAACCCGTATTTCAACGATTTCAAAAAGCCAAGACCAATGAGGCTGTCAGCGCTTTCAGAGCGCTTGTTGTGACCGGCAGATATCCCTTTCACAAGGTCATGGAGATGGTTCGAGACAGGTACCCGTCCATTATTCCCATCATTCACATGGAAATTTCGAATTTGTCCAGACTCGCATTCTTTGCGCTCCAGGATATTGCCCTGCATAAGGATGCCTATAAGGATGAAAATTATGATGTCAATCTGGCATGTCTCTTTGGTATGATCAAAAAACGTCCGGAACGGGTGGTCAGGATTTTAAAAGATAACATAGACATTTGCGGCTCGGCCAAGACCAAAGCAGAAGTAGACAGGTTCATGGTAAAAACCCAAAACCTCTTGCTCAAGGAGCGCAAAAGCATTATCGCTCCTTTTAAGGAGGTCCAGATGCAAATGCCCGAGAAAAAATCTGTGGCCGCCTTTTTCAAGTTCGTACTCAAAGACCCTGTCCAAAAAAAATTGGATGATTTAAAGCAAGGGATTATTCCCCAGGACTTGGATCTTCAGAAGGCGGTTCTCCGTGACCTGGATTTGTCCGGAATGGATTTTACCAGATCCATACTTAATCTGACTCATGCACAGATTATTGATACGTTGATGACAGGTGTTCATGTGTCAGGCGGCATATGCCGAGGTACCCTGTTTTACAATGTGAATTTGGACGAGGCTGTGTTTGACCTTACCTGCTTTGATAATGCCGTTTTTGTCAATGTGTCTGCACAAAATGCAAAATTCAGTCAGTGTAGTTTTCAAAACGCTTTGTTTTTTAATTGTAATTTAAACGGGGCGGACATGAGCGATGGTCTGTTCATCGAGAGCGTCATTGCAAAAGTCTCCTTTAATGAAGCAAAATTGACCTGTGCTGTCTTTGCCCATGCACGACTATCCGGCCTCTCCTTTGCTAATGCCTGGCTACACATGGCGGACTTTACCAATGCGGGGGCTCGATTCTGCCGATTTGCATCGCATGCAGCCACGGACCTGCGTACCCGGAATTTGAATTATAATGACCGGGAATACCAACTCAGTTTTAATGATCTGCCGAGAATTGATCCCCGGTTGGCCAATGAAATAAATATGCTGATTTTCAGTGAATTTGTTCATTTCGGACAGGCAAAATTTCTCAAACAGAATAAATTAAGCCTTCTGGCAGCCTTTGACATTTTTAAACCGGAGCAGGCCGATTTTTTTCAACTTCTGCCTTTATTGCTCCATGAAAATATTGCAATGCCGGAAACCAGCAAGATTCCGTCATCAACGCCTTGTGGTGTGGCCGATTATTTACCGTCCAGGGAGGCTGAACGGGTCGGCAGGCAATATCTGGGTGGTGCCAATTTGATCATTCGTCGGCATCCGGATCCATGCATCCTTGCAATATATTCCATGGGAAGTGTTGGCTCTGTTGCCCAGACTGCGGAGTCTGATATTGATTACTGGATTTGCATAGATGAAAAGCGGTTGGGGCTTCAGGCCACTGGTCTTTTGCGCCGGAAATTGGATGCCCTGGAAGCCATGGCCCTGGAACGGTTTAAAATTCAGGTCACCTTTTTTCTGGTGGATATTTTCAAGGCCCGTGATAATGATTTTGGCGGTTCCTCCCAGGAAAGTTCAGGTTCTGCCCAGGCGTTGTTACTCAAGGAGGAGTTCTACCGGACCATGATCCATGTGGCAGGCAGGCTGCCCTTGTGGACGGCGCTTCCCACGAGCATCAGTATCAATTACTATGATTTGATTTTTGACTGCATTAATCGTCTGCCCGGTACTAAACGGCATATTGACCTGGGTGATATTCATGCCGTACCACGTAATGAGTATTTCGGTGCCTCTATCTGGCAGATGTTTAAATGGCTGAAAAGCCCATTTAAATCAGTTATTAAGATGGCCCTTCTGGAAAAATACATCAATACCTATGGCCAGGAGCCCATGCTGTGCAATGAGTATAAAAATGAATGGATGAATTCCGGGACCCATCTGAAGCCGGGACAGAACGATTCCTATATTATTTTGCTCAATACCATGATTCAGTTTTATATGAATTCAGGGGACACACGTTCAATCAAGCTTTTGCTCACCTGTTTTTTTCTAAAGCTGGGAATAACAAAACAATCGGAACTGGATTCCAGTGTTTTCGGCCTGCGGCGTATTCTTTTGGAAAGGTGTTTGCAAGAATGGGACTGGCCCCGGGAAAAGGTGTTTGATATCGGTCGGTTTAAGACATGGCCGTATATCGCGATCCATCGACTTTCCTTGACCATAGAACAATATATGATGACACGGTATACGGACTTGAAAAGCCGGTTCAGGGATGATGCCGACCTGGCAATTTCCGAGCAGGACCGTATGGTCCTTGAGCGCAAAGTGGATATTCAGTTCCAGGATAAGCCGGGTAAAATCAAAAAATTGCTTTTAATTTCAAGTGGGGATCGTCATTTTTCAAGGCTTTATATAAAATACCTTATCCCGTCCAACAAAAAATACGGCCAGTGGGAATTGATTCATAAGCCTTCTATCCAGACCGGGATGGATGAGGAGTCTATACTCACGGCAAATTCTGTGGAAGAGATCGGGGCTTGGCTGATTCACAATTATATGTATACAGACCAGACTTTTTTAACCATGGTGCCGAATTCCACAGAAGTTTCCCACGACAGTATTGAAAAACTTTACCGGGCCATGCATGATTTTTTCACCCCTGAATTAGAAAAACCGATCAGTTTTGATGCATTGAGAAGAAAGCCTTTCATTAAGAATCTGTTTGTCTCCGTTAATTTTTATGCCTCAAAACATAGTGGCAGCATTTCAGATTTTACATTGGTTTACTTGAATTCCTGGGAAGAGATGTTTTTGCGCGCTGCAAGACTTAAAAAACCGGTGGCGAATCTTGAACCGGTTAAAAAACATATCTGTACCGGGCTTGGTTTAAAACAATTACCCCAAAATACCGTTTTTCATGTCCCCAGAAGGGGGGGGGGCATGTTATCAGGTCAGGTTTGCTTATAG